A genomic window from Elaeis guineensis isolate ETL-2024a chromosome 3, EG11, whole genome shotgun sequence includes:
- the LOC105041022 gene encoding bidirectional sugar transporter SWEET2a isoform X1: protein MIPPVSPSALYAISSEAAGVAGNLFAFVLFISPIPTFKRIAKNHSTEQFSGLPYIYSLLNCLICFWYGLPCVAHGVILVATVNSIGAIFQLVYVALFIKYADKTKKLKMAGLLIAVFCAFALVICVSLELLDDGRRQMFVGYLSVASLISMFASPLFIINLVIRTGSVEFMPFYLSLSTFLMSISFFAYGMLKHDFFIYVPNGIGTILGVIQLLLYAYYSRKSSSDCRLPLLASCE from the exons ATGATTCCTCCGGTTTCACCATCAGCTCTCTACGCCATCTCCAGCGAGGCTGCTGGAGTTGCTG GTAATCTTTTTGCGTTTGTATTGTTCATCTCACCGAT ACCAACGTTCAAAAGGATCGCCAAGAATCATTCCACCGAGCAGTTCTCAGGGCTTCCGTACATATATTCTCTCCTGAATTGCTTGATCTGCTTCTGGTATGGACTGCCCTGTGTCGCCCATGGAGTCATCCTGGTTGCTACCGTCAATTCGATTGGAGCTATTTTCCAGTTGGTGTATGTTGCTCTCTTTATTAAATATGCCGATAAGACAAAAAAG CTGAAGATGGCTGGACTTCTGATAGCGGTCTTCTGTGCCTTCGCTCTTGTCATATGTGTTAGCCTCGAATTGTTAGACGACGGGAGACGGCAGATGTTTGTTGGATATCTGAGTGTCGCCTCTCTCATTTCCATGTTTGCATCCCCATTATTCATCATT AATTTGGTGATCCGGACAGGGAGTGTCGAATTCATGCCTTTCTATCTTTCTCTATCGACCTTCCTGATGAGTATATCATTCTTTGCATATGGAATGTTGAAGCATGACTTTTTCATATAT GTTCCGAATGGGATTGGAACAATCCTTGGGGTCATACAGTTGTTGCTCTATGCCTACTACAGCAGGAAATCGAGCAGCGATTGTAGATTACCACTGCTAGCATCATGTGAATGA
- the LOC105041022 gene encoding bidirectional sugar transporter SWEET2a isoform X2, giving the protein MLAGNLFAFVLFISPIPTFKRIAKNHSTEQFSGLPYIYSLLNCLICFWYGLPCVAHGVILVATVNSIGAIFQLVYVALFIKYADKTKKLKMAGLLIAVFCAFALVICVSLELLDDGRRQMFVGYLSVASLISMFASPLFIINLVIRTGSVEFMPFYLSLSTFLMSISFFAYGMLKHDFFIYVPNGIGTILGVIQLLLYAYYSRKSSSDCRLPLLASCE; this is encoded by the exons ATGCTTGCAGGTAATCTTTTTGCGTTTGTATTGTTCATCTCACCGAT ACCAACGTTCAAAAGGATCGCCAAGAATCATTCCACCGAGCAGTTCTCAGGGCTTCCGTACATATATTCTCTCCTGAATTGCTTGATCTGCTTCTGGTATGGACTGCCCTGTGTCGCCCATGGAGTCATCCTGGTTGCTACCGTCAATTCGATTGGAGCTATTTTCCAGTTGGTGTATGTTGCTCTCTTTATTAAATATGCCGATAAGACAAAAAAG CTGAAGATGGCTGGACTTCTGATAGCGGTCTTCTGTGCCTTCGCTCTTGTCATATGTGTTAGCCTCGAATTGTTAGACGACGGGAGACGGCAGATGTTTGTTGGATATCTGAGTGTCGCCTCTCTCATTTCCATGTTTGCATCCCCATTATTCATCATT AATTTGGTGATCCGGACAGGGAGTGTCGAATTCATGCCTTTCTATCTTTCTCTATCGACCTTCCTGATGAGTATATCATTCTTTGCATATGGAATGTTGAAGCATGACTTTTTCATATAT GTTCCGAATGGGATTGGAACAATCCTTGGGGTCATACAGTTGTTGCTCTATGCCTACTACAGCAGGAAATCGAGCAGCGATTGTAGATTACCACTGCTAGCATCATGTGAATGA
- the LOC105041541 gene encoding uncharacterized protein gives MGTRSDPTYQWKLCSAQEALLLLIFAAVAIVGLCASATLRKKRITTETTTAEQADGVVEDADKNESIGTKRVVLENGGNSQEEMEIMDDRGGPEGCENTMGLAVWQRRILMGERCQLPKFSGLILYDEHGRPVHNSSNNDTPHQVKETPVVTTLKDLL, from the exons ATGGGCACTCGTAGTGATCCCACATACCAATGGAAGCTATGTTCAGCACAAGAAGCTCTGCTTCTTTTGATctttgctgctgtggccatcgtAGGACTTTGTGCATCGGCCACCCTTCGGAAGAAGAGGATTACCACTGAGACAACAACTGCAGAGCAAGCGGATGGAGTTGTTGAAGATGCTGACAAGAATGAATCCATCG GGACAAAGCGGGTGGTGTTGGAGAATGGTGGAAACTCGCAAGAAGAAATGGAGATCATGGATGACCGAGGAGGACCAGAAGGATGCGAGAACACTATGGGGTTGGCCGTCTGGCAGAGGAGGATACTAATGGGGGAGAGATGTCAGTTGCCAAAGTTCAGTGGTCTCATCCTCTATGATGAACACGGGCGCCCCGTCCACAACAGCTCCAACAACGACACACCGCATCAG GTAAAAGAAACACCAGTTGTGACCACTCTTAAGGACTTGCTTTAA
- the LOC105041021 gene encoding S-type anion channel SLAH1 isoform X1, whose amino-acid sequence MEARELQKAHPLPLQLQIITTTTTSSPPSLNVSTDRAVSKLWILTRFHAGYFRISLSLCGQALLWKTLSEPTTDAHALRPVVHMLPAAAFVMLWSLALFTLVALCLLYAARCLFRFRSVRAEFAHHVGVNYLFAPWISWLLLLQSTPFLRPHTRSYLLLCWLFSLPILALDIKIYGQWFTKGKKFLSMVANPTSQITVIGNLVGARAAAQMGWRESAVCMFSLGIAHYLVLFVTLYQRFLGSDSLPAMLRPVFFLFFAAPSMASLAWDSISSSFDTSCKMLFFLSLFLFASVVSRPALFKRSMRRFSVAWWAYSFPLTILALAATEYAQEVKAEMANLLMLVLSVLSVVVTLILMVFTALKPHDLLPHDDPFLCSNLIRH is encoded by the exons ATGGAAGCGAGAGAGCTCCAAAAAGCCCACCCACTTCCACTCCAGCTCCAAatcatcaccaccaccaccacttcCTCACCGCCAAGCCTGAACGTGAGCACCGACAGGGCCGTGTCCAAGCTGTGGATATTAACAAGATTCCACGCCGGCTACTTCCGCATCAGCCTCTCCCTCTGCGGGCAGGCCTTGCTTTGGAAGACGCTGAGCGAGCCGACGACGGACGCCCACGCCCTGCGGCCGGTCGTCCACATGCTCCCCGCCGCCGCCTTCGTCATGCTGTGGTCCCTGGCCCTCTTCACCCTCGTCGCCCTCTGTCTCCTCTACGCCGCCCGCTGCCTCTTCCGCTTCCGCAGCGTCCGTGCCGAGTTCGCCCACCACGTCGGCGTGAACTACCTCTTCGCACCCTGGATCTcctggctcctcctcctccagtccACCCCCTTCCTCCGCCCCCACACCAGGTCCTACCTCCTCCTCTGCTGGCTCTTCTCCCTCCCCATCCTCGCCCTCGACATCAAAATCTACGGCCAGTGGTTCACCAAGGGCAAGAAGTTCCTGTCCATGGTCGCCAACCCCACCAGCCAGATCACCGTCATCGGCAACCTCGTCGGCGCCCGCGCCGCCGCCCAGATGGGCTGGCGGGAGAGCGCCGTCTGCATGTTCTCCCTCGGCATCGCCCACTATCTCGTCCTCTTCGTCACTCTCTACCAGCGATTCCTCGGCAGCGACTCGCTCCCCGCAATGTTGCGCCccgtcttcttcctcttcttcgccGCCCCTAGCATGGCCAGCCTCGCCTGggactccatctcctcctccttcGACACCTCCTGCAAGAtgctcttcttcctctcccttttccttttcGCCTCCGTG GTCTCACGGCCGGCGTTGTTTAAGAGATCCATGAGACGGTTCAGTGTCGCTTGGTGGGCTTATTCTTTCCCGTTGACCATTCTGGCTCTCGCTGCCACGGAATATGCCCAGGAGGTGAAGGCAGAGATGGCAAACTTGCTGATGCTCGTCTTATCCGTGCTCTCGGTGGTGGTGACGCTGATCCTTATGGTATTCACGGCGTTAAAACCTCATGATCTATTGCCCCACGATGATCCATTTTTGTGCTCCAATCTCATACGACATTGA
- the LOC105041021 gene encoding S-type anion channel SLAH1 isoform X2 has translation MEARELQKAHPLPLQLQIITTTTTSSPPSLNVSTDRAVSKLWILTRFHAGYFRISLSLCGQALLWKTLSEPTTDAHALRPVVHMLPAAAFVMLWSLALFTLVALCLLYAARCLFRFRSVRAEFAHHVGVNYLFAPWISWLLLLQSTPFLRPHTRSYLLLCWLFSLPILALDIKIYGQWFTKGKKFLSMVANPTSQITVIGNLVGARAAAQMGWRESAVCMFSLGIAHYLVLFVTLYQRFLGSDSLPAMLRPVFFLFFAAPSMASLAWDSISSSFDTSCKMLFFLSLFLFASVAAEKQKKKGTRTARGVAIHVIVVYCMATHATTSRPSGLLDFPLGLSCKGLTAGVV, from the exons ATGGAAGCGAGAGAGCTCCAAAAAGCCCACCCACTTCCACTCCAGCTCCAAatcatcaccaccaccaccacttcCTCACCGCCAAGCCTGAACGTGAGCACCGACAGGGCCGTGTCCAAGCTGTGGATATTAACAAGATTCCACGCCGGCTACTTCCGCATCAGCCTCTCCCTCTGCGGGCAGGCCTTGCTTTGGAAGACGCTGAGCGAGCCGACGACGGACGCCCACGCCCTGCGGCCGGTCGTCCACATGCTCCCCGCCGCCGCCTTCGTCATGCTGTGGTCCCTGGCCCTCTTCACCCTCGTCGCCCTCTGTCTCCTCTACGCCGCCCGCTGCCTCTTCCGCTTCCGCAGCGTCCGTGCCGAGTTCGCCCACCACGTCGGCGTGAACTACCTCTTCGCACCCTGGATCTcctggctcctcctcctccagtccACCCCCTTCCTCCGCCCCCACACCAGGTCCTACCTCCTCCTCTGCTGGCTCTTCTCCCTCCCCATCCTCGCCCTCGACATCAAAATCTACGGCCAGTGGTTCACCAAGGGCAAGAAGTTCCTGTCCATGGTCGCCAACCCCACCAGCCAGATCACCGTCATCGGCAACCTCGTCGGCGCCCGCGCCGCCGCCCAGATGGGCTGGCGGGAGAGCGCCGTCTGCATGTTCTCCCTCGGCATCGCCCACTATCTCGTCCTCTTCGTCACTCTCTACCAGCGATTCCTCGGCAGCGACTCGCTCCCCGCAATGTTGCGCCccgtcttcttcctcttcttcgccGCCCCTAGCATGGCCAGCCTCGCCTGggactccatctcctcctccttcGACACCTCCTGCAAGAtgctcttcttcctctcccttttccttttcGCCTCCGTG GCTGCGGAAAAACAGAAAAAGAAGGGGACAAGGACGGCGCGGGGTGTTGCCATACACGTTATCGTAGTGTATTGCATGGCCACTCACGCCACCACGTCACGGCCCAGTGGCTTATTAGATTTTCCACTCGGCCTTAGCTGTAAAG GTCTCACGGCCGGCGTTGTTTAA